The region tgctgccaagacactggaaacccccccacaagtgaccccattctggaaactacacccctcaaggaatctaacaaggggggcagtgagcatatggaccccactggtgacgggcacaaatgtggaacaatgtaacgtaaaagtaaaaaatttcattttttcactttcatggcataaatgtgcccgtcatcaaggggtccatatcctcactgcatcccttgttagattccctgaggggtgcagtttccagaatggggtcacttgtggggggtttccagtgttttggcagcacgagggctctgtaaatgcgacatggcgttcatcatccattctagccaaatccaacctccaaaatccaaatggcgctccttcccttgggaggcttgccctgcacccacatggcgctttatgtccacatgtggggtatttacggacttgggggaaattgctctacacattttgtttttttttcctcttttaaccccttgtgaaaatgataaattcaaggctaaaccaacattatagtgtaaaaaatgtaatatttcattttcacgccacattgttccacatttgtgcccgtcaccagtggggtccatatgctcactacaccccttgttacattccctgaggggtgcagtttccataatgggggtcacttgtgggaggtttcaactgtcttggcaacacaggggccttttgaatgcaacatggcccctcgaaatccattccatccaaatccagccttcaaaaaccaaatggcgctccttcccttcggaggcttaccctgcacccgaatggcgctttatgtacacatgtggggtatttccgtactcaggggaaattgcgctacacattaaattttttttttttatcttttaaccccttgtgaaaatgaaaaaatcatgacaaaattaatgatttagagtaaaaattttacaaaaactacactaaatgttggtctagccttgattttttttccatttccacaaggggttaaaaaagaaaatgaacacaaaacgtttagggtagtttcccctgagtacgaaaataccccacatgtgggcataatgtgccatatgggcacagggcaagtcaccaaagggacagagtgccatttagaggctggaatggaggatggaggccatgtcgcaattacaaagctcctgtgctgccaggacagtagaaacccccgacaagtgaccccattctggaaactgcaccccataaggaatctaacaaggggtgcagtgaggatgtggaccccactggtgacgggcacttacgtagaacatgtgccgagaaaataaaaaatactatttttttcattttcacgtcccaaatgtggccgtcaccagggggccatatccccgctgccccccttgttagattcctttatcgggtgtagtttccagaatggggtcacttgtgggggttttctactgtcctggccgcacagaggctttgtaattgcatcatggtatcctctaatgggaatagcggccatacctacttagctggggaaaagggacaattctaatttatttgggggtattaggtcaattattagtttataaagttgaaaatgacaggtgtccatcaaactcaacctgtgttgatccagaggaaggcaaaaacccctcgtgaggcagacgacagtagcctcatcacaggggaaaaattccttcccgactccataatgacgatcagaataatccctggatcaacgtgacccctgaaataggaataagggacagaatttagataatgtggaaccccaatgacgtgtagtacgccttggagcgatccagtatgcagaggccggggtgatcaggacaggtgtcacacgggaaaatggtgtccttcctgatccccctgttacgccacactctgcacttcttctggggtctcccgttctccagtgtgggggacgtcacctggaaaatgttgccctagtgcgatacggggtccttcatatccagaagcactgggtccgctccatggctgctaaatattagggctctattactgcttctgatatgttcggatcgtgccgcaagctacagggcagcgagggaccggaagagggggtgctggtataaaagttatccccgtacaggtggtgacctttatccagcagtgggaagatcagttcccggacgatcttcccacttgttccgaggatggggggggagggggcatctgggggctggattcgggtgtcccttactacatacactctaagggtacgtgcacactgcggaatcgcgacagataaccctttgtgcatcccGCAGCTGGAACCCACaggtggactgatgcgggcgtgcgtctccgcccgtgtcatagactccattctatgcacgggcggattcagctctccgtccaacgtgttcattctttggacggacgatggaatccgcccatgcataacatggagtctatgacacgggcggagacgcacgcctgcatcagtccgccggtgggtgccagctgcggaatgcacaaagggttatccttcgccattccgcagtgtgcatgtaccctaaatctgtaagtgtaccctgaggtactctcacagagttcgtagaatttcactccataccgtcatctcttattgggacggtactggcagaaaagacgtgtctggggggcagcgtacgctatgctacccccagacacgtcactggatgatgaggatgatgaggatgaatggaggaaagaaggatcccccccattcatcctcactggctgtttcggtgtcggaggcaataataacgtatccctctgacgccgaaaacaccctgggggccatctttatatggggactagtatatggtagtggtgtagtgtcaaactttattcaatgtagtgtggtgtaatgtagtgttttttacgtgtttttttacagtaagtataaaaaaaaaacctacgccaacaaaggagttgctgataaatgccgcacttatgtgcggcacttataagcagaccgtggcagtaggatatagaaaaaaaacaccctacgccaaaaaggaggacttgctgattagcagcacactttcgtgcgatgctgatcaacactcagcggcgatagggtgcggaaaatagaaaaaaaaaatttgaaaaaaaaaaaaaaaactttttctacattctgaacatccatgtagctgctgataagtgtattacacatatcagccgctagagggcagcagagcgcaaaatacggaaaaagccgacgctggagccgaaaatagccgagagaagccgaacgtgacgtcacggaggaagccgaagacccgaacgaacacgaggacgccgcgaacccggaagacgccgatcaggagcccgggacaggtgagtaatgtacaaatacctgctctggacccctcggctacctagctgaggggtccagggcaggtatttactattttgtgggactctgatagccgtgccaccggcccgatcgccgttaacggccggccggtaccggacagccgttcacggcgatcgggccggtggcacggtgaccaccattactttttacagtaatagcggtcggttccgatcgccgctattggctgatctgaattgatcagcctaaagcggcgatcgtaagcacggggggtgttaaccaccccccgtgccgtgaagctaagatggcctgctatgatttatagcaggccatcttccccgatcgctgtgtgcgaacacgcagcgatcggggaaacatcgggcgtacgtatacgcccgtttgcgttaaagcccaccctgcgggggcgtatacgtacgcccgatgtcgttaaggggttaaaccaagatTAGTGTTAAATAAGAACTACGTTTTAATAGCATTTTGTAGCCCTTTTGCAGTCACCCAGTAAAACCCATATATTCCAGAAATATAAGTGTTTTATTGGGTGACTGCACTTTTCCCTGTTTAATCAAATGTGAagaaactttatttaaaaaaagggcaATGAATGAGGCTCAGGGAGAATTGAATACGAGGCTGAAGGGGAATGATTCAGACTTGCACTTCCGGAGCCTAGCAACCCTCTGACTTGTACCGCTCCCCGATATCTTTCTGGCTTCTGTCCGATCCCCAGTACCTTTCTGGCTCCCGTCTGCTCCCCGATATCATTCTGGCTCCTACCCACTCCCCGGTATctttctggcttctgcccgctccccggtatctttctGGCTTCTGCCCGGTCTCCGGTATctttctggcttctgcccgctccccagtatctttctggcttctgcccgctccccggtatcttcctggcttctgcccgctccacggtatcttcctggcttctgcccgctccccggtatctttctggcttctgcccgctctccGGTATCTTTTTGGTTTGTGCCCGCTACCCGGTATctttctggcttctgcccgctccccgatatCTTTCTGGCTTCTGCCCGTTCCCCGGTATctttctggcttctgcccgctccccggtatcttcctggcttctgcccgctccccggtatctttctggcttctgcccgctctccGGTATCTTTTTAGTTtgtgcccgctccccggtatctttctggcttctgcctgctccccggtatcttcctggcttctgcccgctccccggtatctctctggcttctgccctctccccggtatctttctggcttctgcccgctccctggtatcttcctggcttctgtccgctccccggtatcttcctggcttctgcccgctccccggtatcttcctggcttctgcccgctccccggtatctttccGGCTTCtgtccgctccccggtatctttccggcttctgcccgctccctggtatctttctggcttctgcccgctccctggtatcttTCTGGCTTCTGCCCTCAGCTGCCTGTGGAACTTCAGCAGAAGCGAGGAAGACAACGGAGAGCGCAGACATTGTCATATTCTACTTGTTGATTTCTTACAAGGTTTTTCTGTTTTCCTCTTGGTGACAGGTAGTGGCATGGATgcaacattttactttttttttttaaatgcatagtGAATACCTGAATATAGTTTTCTTTATTGTGTATCGTACTTGCCTTTCTTTTTCATTGTTGCATACGAAGGTGCCATACTCTGAGCTGTAGGCGTGGGTTGCAAGTGTGCATAAAAGTTTCTCATTGAACTCCATTGCCATAGGAAACTGTCGGGCAAGTTGCCAACAACAGTCCAAGAAAAGGAGAAAGTTAGGTGATTCCTGTTGAAAACGGCCCTGTGCCCACCCAGATCGTGCACAGCATAGCTGAAAGGGATGACCTGCCTGTGAAAACAATAACATTTCATATACCAAAATGCCATACTCCATAAGCACTACCTGTCTAGAATGCGTATAAACAAGTCTATGAGTTCTACCTGTAGCCATTCACGTTCAATAAGGTCCTGGAAGCCAAGCACTGTACGACAATCAGGAGACAAGATAAGTTGTGCCAACGAAGTCACCAGCAATGTATTGTTAGCCCCCTCCTGCCCGTGTACAAGAACGCAAGTACCTTCCCTGTGCATAAAGATAATATACATATTGTAAATGTCATTTCTTACTTCTCCTATGAAATAGTGAATTTTGGCCACCGTCTAGTTATACAGCCtgccatatttatttatttttatcaagaCCAACATTCCCAATTTATCTTTTCCATCTTTTCCCTTTACCTCTCAATGCATTCAGCAGCTAGACCTGAGGTGCTCAGAGCTTCCTTGATATGGGATAGCCAATGCGAAGCTTGTAATTTACTGAGCCAATGGTTTCTTCCCAGGTAGGTCTCATAGCAGGCACCAACCAAGCGTGCCAAGCTGCTTTGTAGGGCCTGTCCCCTAAAAAAAGAAGCCATAATATTAGactccctaaaaaaaaaacaaaaaagaaaaaaacacttttgtTCTACACACCTCTCTAATGGACGATGGAGCACACACCACTTGGTATATCTGTTCTTACTTTCGGTGCCTCCCCCTGCACTTCTTGCTTGCTTAGCTTCCTGTTCGGCACGAGTATCGATAATAAATCCACGCCATTGGCCCATGAGGGCAGCATTGAGCAACATCTCATCTTCTTCACAACAGTGGTGGTTAGGACCAACCAAAGGCTGTGAGGATCGCAACAAGACCTGGGACACAGCGAGAGTACACATGCTAAGAAAAGGTCTAACAAACATTTATAATGAACCTTGTGAttactaccttttttttttttgcttgggaAATCAATATTTTTAACTAGGTTAAAGGGAACCCttcaccataaaaatgctacctaagctattggcattatgttatagagcaaaaGGAGATGAGCGCATTGATATATagctttatgggaaaatatgtataacttgtaatttattgtttGAAATCTAatttttccatgctaaagagtccagaccattgagtgactccgcccactggactcattaacacagaatgatcagggatttcaatcaaaaaGTTACAAGTTCTattaaatcttttcccacaaaaatacatatctgctcagctcttcctgctctataacatgatgcagatagattagatagcattgtcttggtgaccaGACGATTGTCATTTAGACCAGGTCTAAGAAAGACTAGATCTAATAAAAGGACATCATCTCACCACACAAGAAGGTGCAATAAAATGCTTATATGGTTTTATAAAGCAGCATTAAGTTCAGATAGCTAAAACTGCTTGTATAGTGCCTGGTGTAGGCACAGAATGCTGGAAGATTTCCGCTCTGAAGCCTGCAGAATTGCAACACAGCTCTGAATTACAAAGAAGGTCATACACTAAAATTGATGAAAATTGACAGTTTTAATCAAAGTTGTAATTTACCGACACGATTGTTTTAGCCATCATTGTCTAGAAAAGTAGTTGACTATGGTTAAAAATTTTTATCCAACAGTCGAGTGTACATGCTGAAGTCAGCTGCTGCACAGGCTGAATGACTGCTTTTCCCTTGCCTAGGCTGAACGAATGCAACGAACAATGTGGACTAACCTGTATTGTCTTTTCTGTGAAACAATAGGTGACTAGACAGTTATTCATGCAGCCATCAAGCTAGTGCGGGGCCATCTtcttttgttaaaggagaagtccggccaattttaataaattttaggcTATGACAGGTTATACATGAATTTCAGCCATAAAAATTTAATTGATAAGGTTACATTCATTTTACTTCGCTACTCAGAATACCTTTCACTATACTGTCCACCAAGTGCCAGACATTCTTCATGACTAACATAATTACTAAAAACCATAACACGACTGGTTATTCATAGCGTTAGTATtactacaattaaaaaaaaaaagtaagttacTGGTGGTGCCACCTTATTTCTCTACATAGTATAATCACTAGCTATGTATATGCTTATTGTATGGgtagatattagagatgagcaaacctggagcatgctcgagtcaattcgaacccgaactttcggcatttgattagcggtggctgctgaacttggataaagccctaaagcccgtattccacgggtcgttaagaggagcaaacgagcactgtcagcgctcgtttgctcctcgttccccgctcgctgccgccgctattcaacacggctgcagcgagcgggtgagtgcgggaggggctgcggggggggggggctgctcggaagatcgctgatcgtccgggcagcccataggatatagcagcgtctgctgccgatgctcctattcaacggagcgacggcagcagatcgttgctatatcagtcgcttgtttttcaacatgttgaaaaacatcacgactgaacgatgtcggctgatcgttgcactctattccacggaacgattatcgtccgtagcggtcgatatcgtccgaaaacgaaagataatcgttccgtggaatagggccttaaggctatgtggaaatcatggatatagtcattggctgtatccatgttttccagacaaccttagagctttatccaagttcagcagccccagctaatcaaataccgaacgttcaggttcggatcgactcgaacctaaacccggttcgctcatctctagtaggtatCCATGCACCCTTGATGCTCCCTGGAGCCGAGATCAGGAGATTTAGGAGGGggctgtaggagggcaacaactcaGCATATGATACTGTCAGTTCTggaatagttaaaggagaagttccacaaaatgcaaaaattacAGGCAGACTTGGGtgtaggaaaataataaagtaaaaacttacctatccttgtacACTGTAGTGCCACTCCTGGGTCCAGCTAACAGCTATCAGTGTCCTGCAGCTTcaccagctgcaacatcacatgcccagctgagtgattgcccgctcaacCTATCAGTGACTGGCCAGGTGGGAATTGCTCAGCCAGGCTGTGACGTTCCAGCAGAAAATGACATTCGGCGTCCGTCAGTGGGACCTCGGAGTGGTGCAACTGAGGCATGAGGACAAGTTCgtttacattgtttattgttttcctGCATTTTCCTGCCTTCCTCCAGTGTTTGAATttgatgggacttctcctttaaatagtatGCTAATAAACTGACACAGCTgtaatgaattatgatgcagagAGTTCCATAAGAGGTGAAGCACACAGACTGTCTAATGACCAAGCCAATTCTTTAGAAATTGACATGTCTCTTTTGggctgtattaaccccttaaggactggagcaaattttatgaatatgacctgtgtcactttattcattaataacttcgggatgcttttacctatccggctgattctgagattgttttctcgtgacatattgtacttcacatttcttgtaaattggagtcgatacttataacgaatctttatgaaaaaaacccaaaataatgtgaaaaattgtaaaaaaaatgcattttttcaactttaaaccttttctgcttgtacagaaaatggttatgccacataaattatatattaaatagcattagcaacatgtctactttatgttggcaccatttattaaactatatttcatttttttagacaatagaaagcgtaaaacattagcagcaaatttccaaattttcagtaaaatttcaaaatcagatatttttagggacctgttcaggtttaaagtgtatttgaggggcctgtatgttagaaagccacaCAAAGCGGggctgcaccccccaaactctgcaaaagcacatccagaaagttttttaaccctttaggggagtcacagaaataaaagctaagtgagtaagaaattttaaaattttaattttctgtgcagagattttattgtaatccaatatttttcataattataaacttattaccagagaaatgcaccccaatatttattgccccgtttctgcagtttatagaaataccccatatgtggccctattgcgctatttgacgcaaccacaagcctcagatataagggagcgcctagtgcatttcaatggctccgttatatttggtcatttctgactgtaccacttcagcttggcagaggctctggggtgccaaaacctaaaaatcaccactaaagggacaccatttagaaaactacacccctcaaggaatgtaacaaggggtgcggtgagcatctgaaccccacaggtgcttcacagattttcccaacaatgtggcatgaaaaaagacaaaagtattttttacactaaaacgttgttctagacttcaatttttcatttgtggtgtccacagcaggtatttaaccctttcatggggtacttatatcgccgtgatcggccagccggtcacggcgatcgggacatggcaccgtggccaccattacttttaacagtaatggcggtcggtgccgtcctcggacagcaccgaccgccattgctttccgagCCATCGGGTcaaaaagctgcagatcgccgccatatgctgatctgaattgatcagccaatagcggcgatcgtcagcacgggaggggttaatcaccccccgtgccgacaagcagggatggcctgctatacattatagcaggccatcttccccgatcactgcgtgtgtacacgcagcgatcgtgGAAACCGcgagcgtaaatgtacgcccgtttgcgttaaggcacgggttttgggggcgtacacttacgcccgcggtcgttaaggggttaaaggggttatccagcgctacaaaaacatggcgttttgaaactcagttccattgaagtaaatggagcttaattgcaaaccgcacctgaactggagacaacagtagggggaagagtggccatgtttttgtagcgctggataacccctttaaccttggtGTGTTTTTTCCtagatgtagccctaaggctgctggaaaaaacatagatacagttataggccataggctgtatccatattttctaggACTTCCTAGAGAAACAAGCAGCAAGTCTCTTctcagtgacactgtcatcccagTGGCACCAGCGTTTAAAACCATTTTAAACAAAAGGAAGAACCAGACCTTCCTAACACAGGTATCTATGCAATGTACAGCAGCTGTTGTTGCTGTGAACATCACTCATGTAAtcaggggtgacagtatcactttaagggtaaattcacacgggcgaatCTGCCAGGAGTCTCACGCACAAAATCCGcggctaatccgcaatacacgtattattcttattattattaatacgtgtattgcggattagctgcagattagctgcggatttcgtgcgtgagactcccggcggatccgcccgtgtgaatttaccctgaaGACACATAAAAGTGTAATcaatagtaactagagatgagccaaccgggtttgggttcgagtcaatccgaacccgagcgctcggcatttgattagctggggctgctgaacttggataaagccctaaggttgtctggaaatcatggatacagccaatgactatatccatgatttccacatagccttacagcaggcatgtccaaacttttttcgaagagtgccaaatttgatgaagtgaacatgtgcaaaggccgaccattttacatgctacatgctatatgctttataacacaggcagataatagcaagctggatacctggggggccgtaaaagttcggaacgcgggccgcaaatggccctccggccggactttgggcATGCctgccttagagctttatccaacttcagcagccactgctaatcaaatgccgaaagttcgggttcggatcgactcaagcatgctcgaggctcgctcatctctaatagtaacccttagaggacccggccaatttaaatttttgcatttttgttttttcctccttgttgcATTTTGCCACCTAGAAacttacatgagcccttattttttgtgccactaattgtactttgcaatgacaggctgattttttgcataaagtacactgcaaaaccccccaaaaattgtggttaaattgaaaaaaaaatatgcatttcttttatttgtgggGTTTTTGCTTTTACGCCGTTTgacctgggataaaactgacttgttatgcatgttcctcaagtcattacgattacaacgatatgtaacatgtataactttcattgtatctgatgtaaaaaattcaaaccattgttaacaaatatatattccttaaaattgctctattcccaggcttatagcgcttttatcctttggtctatggggctgtgggaggtgtcattttttgcgccatgatgtgtactttctattggtagcttGATTGcggatatgcaactttttgatcgctttttatttttattattattttctggatttaatgtggcaaaaatgcgcaattttgcagtttgggatttttttttgcgcttgccccgtttaccatacgagatcaagaatgaaataaattaatagttcgggcgattacacacgcggcgatagcaaacatgtctattattttttttttcatttagaaCATTTGGAAaggggatgattcaaactttttttttttacacttatactagaagccccccaggggttagggttattccccctgggattagggttattccttatgggggacttctagtataggcacactgatctcattgagaaCTGTGCAGtaaagttatactgcatagattgatgagatgccgagctgggatcagcacctttacggcgcagaccccggccggtgccggatgtgtggatcgttcctccgggacaacgtctgggggggggggggcgatccaccccactagacaccaggaatggcttacaactttgacagctgcatctgattacttacttagcgggcacggcaatcagactgtgcccactaataaccgcggtcccgggctacatgtggcacccagg is a window of Dendropsophus ebraccatus isolate aDenEbr1 chromosome 5, aDenEbr1.pat, whole genome shotgun sequence DNA encoding:
- the LOC138793061 gene encoding myotubularin-related protein 9-like isoform X4, whose protein sequence is MLKSKESSKDGEGRSSSGTVTLKCKDLRVIQLEIPDMEETFNVARSVQALSSLDNTSLRYPFFFRPAGCKLGKGWPRDTMENFYHKLKAETDAWRLSDVNNNFKVCPSYPEKVIVPVSCSDDTLKRAAAFRQGRRFPVLSYYHSRNKMVLLRSSQPLVGPNHHCCEEDEMLLNAALMGQWRGFIIDTRAEQEAKQARSAGGGTESKNRYTKWCVLHRPLERGQALQSSLARLVGACYETYLGRNHWLSKLQASHWLSHIKEALSTSGLAAECIEREGTCVLVHGQEGANNTLLVTSLAQLILSPDCRTVLGFQDLIEREWLQAGHPFQLCCARSGWAQGRFQQESPNFLLFLDCCWQLARQFPMAMEFNEKLLCTLATHAYSSEYGTFVCNNEKESRYIYKVQEKTHSLWGTLNNFRQRKHYVNPMYERNPLAIWPSVAPQSIQLWEGYFLRYLLPAEHKEMSWQRTWELSGDDPY